A section of the Pithys albifrons albifrons isolate INPA30051 chromosome 4, PitAlb_v1, whole genome shotgun sequence genome encodes:
- the LRATD2 gene encoding protein LRATD2, with protein MGNQVEKLTHLNYKEVPTADPTGMDKDEGPRIGVSYIFSNDDDELEQQPDSVHDLGGEHPALQPYDPQLHEVECSVYYRDECIYQKSFSEDDTQPEEGDGGGDHLSTYTPENLLNRCKPGDLVEFVCQAQYPHWVVYVGDFQVVHLHRLEVVNSFLTDASQGRRGRIANQLYRYKPLSPAVVVRNALEQVGCKDRDLSWRNSECFAAWCRYGKREFKIGGELRIGKQPYRLQIRLGDKRSHTLEFQSLEDLIMEKRRNDQIGRAAVIQELSSHLQAAEEEEEEEDHHHHSSAQTAVE; from the coding sequence ATGGGGAACCAGGTGGAGAAGCTGACCCATCTGAACTACAAAGAAGTTCCCACGGCCGACCCGACAGGTATGGACAAAGATGAAGGGCCCAGGATCGGGGTCTCCTACATTTTTTCGAATGACGATGATGAGTTGGAGCAGCAGCCGGATTCGGTGCATGACCTGGGGGGTgagcacccagccctgcagccctaCGATCCCCAGTTGCACGAGGTCGAGTGCTCAGTCTATTACCGGGATGAGTGTATTTACCAGAAGAGCTTTTCAGAGGACGACACGCAGCCAGAGGAGGGTGATGGAGGTGGGGACCATCTGAGCACCTACACCCCGGAGAACCTGCTGAATAGGTGCAAGCCAGGTGACCTGGTGGAGTTTGTGTGCCAAGCCCAGTATCCGCACTGGGTGGTCTATGTAGGGGATTTTCAAGTCGTGCACCTGCATCGGCTGGAGGTGGTGAACAGCTTCCTCACTGACGCCAGCCAGGGCAGACGGGGCCGCATTGCCAACCAGCTGTACCGCTACAAACCGCTCAGCCCGGCCGTGGTGGTGCGCAATGCCCTGGAGCAGGTGGGATGCAAGGATCGGGACTTGAGCTGGAGAAACTCTGAGTGTTTTGCTGCCTGGTGCCGTTACGGCAAGCGAGAGTTTAAAATCGGCGGGGAGCTGCGCATAGGCAAGCAGCCCTACCGATTGCAGATCCGGCTGGGTGACAAGCGCAGCCACACGCTGGAATTTCAGAGCCTGGAGGATCTGATtatggagaagaggagaaatgaCCAGATTGGTAGGGCTGCTGTGATCCAGGAGCTCTCCAGCCAcctgcaggctgcagaggaggaagaggaggaggaagaccATCACCATCATTCAAGTGCTCAGACTGCTGTGGAATAG